From the genome of Vicia villosa cultivar HV-30 ecotype Madison, WI linkage group LG2, Vvil1.0, whole genome shotgun sequence, one region includes:
- the LOC131652723 gene encoding phosphoenolpyruvate/phosphate translocator 2, chloroplastic-like — translation MSSYFLSSNPKMHTFSILPSHSTLQISNHITISKFHPLQFPHSHHFSSSPLRLTIDGFSCPSSSFFQTLRKSSPFLISTPKIHSFRILAASLPERQSHEPTQPSGVVQSLQLGFMFATWYLLNIYFNIYNKQVLKVYPFPATVTAFQLGFASLVINLIWILNLHPRPNIRRSQFAAILPLVVAHTFGNLLTNISLGKVSVSFTHTIKAMEPFFTVVLSSLLLGEVPTFWVVSSLLPIVGGVALASMTEVSFNWIGFSTAMASNLTNQSRNVMSKKLMANEEEALDNINLYSVITIISFFFLVPCAIFLEGFKFTPSYLKYAASQGLNVRELCIRSVLAAFCFHAYQQVSYGILEKVSPVTHSVGNCVKRVVVIVSSVIFFQTPVSPINALGTAIALVGVFLYSRAKRIKPKTKTA, via the exons ATGTCTTCTTATTTTCTCTCTTCAAACCCAAAAATGCATACTTTCTCTATCTTACCTTCTCATTCAACCCTACAAATTTCAAACCACATAACCATATCCAAGTTTCACCCTCTTCAATTCCCTCATTCTCACCATTTCTCTTCTTCACCACTTAGGCTCACCATTGATGGATTTTCATGCccatcttcttctttctttcaaaCTCTTAGAAAGTCTTCACCTTTTCTCATTTCCactccaaaaattcattcttttaGAATCCTTGCTGCTTCTCTTCCAGAGAGACAAAGTCATGAACCAACTCAACCTTCTGGTGTTGTTCAGTCTTTACAACTTGGTTTCATGTTTGCTACTTGGTATCTCTTGAATATTTACTTCAACATTTACAACAAAcag GTTCTAAAAGTCTATCCATTTCCAGCAACAGTTACAGCATTTCAATTGGGCTTTGCTTCACTGGTGATTAATTTGATCTGGATTTTGAATCTTCATCCAAGACCAAACATTAGAAGATCACAG TTTGCAGCAATTCTTCCACTGGTTGTGGCTCATACATTCGGAAACCTGTTGACCAACATTAGTCTTGGCAAGGTTTCTGTTTCATTCACTCACACCATCAAAGCTATGGAGCCTTTCTTCACTGTTGTTCTTTCATCTCTTCTCCTTGGTGAG GTGCCGACTTTTTGGGTGGTTTCTTCTCTTCTACCAATAGTTGGTGGAGTGGCATTGGCTTCAATGACTGAAGTCTCTTTCAATTG GATTGGATTCAGCACTGCAATGGCATCCAACCTTACGAATCAATCGCGGAACGTTATGAGCAAAAAACTAATGGCTAATGAAGAG GAAGCTTTGGACAATATCAATCTCTATTCAGTTATAACCatcatttcctttttctttttggtgccaTGTGCTAtatttttggaaggtttcaagtTTACTCCTTCATACCTGAAATACGCG GCAAGCCAAGGATTGAATGTTAGAGAGTTATGCATAAGATCAGTTTTGGCTGCATTCTGCTTCCATGCATACCAGCAA GTTTCATATGGGATATTAGAAAAAGTGTCCCCTGTGACACATTCAGTTGGAAATTGTGTGAAGCGTGTGGTTGTCATAGTCTCTTCTgttatcttcttccaaactccTGTCTCACCTATTAATGCACTAG GAACTGCTATTGCACTTGTTGGTGTTTTCTTGTATTCAAGGGCAAAGAGGATTAAGCCTAAAACAAAAACAGCATAA